The genomic window AGTCCATTTTATTCCTTTTACGCATATTAACTGCATGTAATCCAAAAACATATTGGTGTTTTAAATAGGATTTTAAGCTATCTCGGTCCTTATGTTTAATTATTATTCTTGAATTGAAGTAACAAGGTATCTTTTGTTTAATTATTCTTGAAAAAAACTCTGCATCTTCTCCGCCTTTTAAAGTTTCATCAAATAAACCTAATTTTTCAAATACTTCTTTTCTTAATGAAAGATTGTTTGTAGGAAGATGTAATTTTTTTATATATCTACTTCTTGAATAAGGTATAGAGGTCCACCAACTGCAATAGTCATCAGCTTGACCTGAAATAGTTTTATGAATGCCCTTAACTCCTCCACCAACTACTTGAATTTTATTATTCTTTTTATAGGTATTTATATGAAGGTTTATCCAATCTGATTTTACTATTGTATCTGAGTCAAGTAAAAGGATTATATCTCCTTTAGCTAAGACTATTCCAGCATTTCTCGCAGCAGAACCCATAGTCTTTGAATTTATTGAAAAATTAATTAATTTTAATCTTGGATCTTTTATCAGATTTAAAAATTCTAAAGTTCTATCTGTTGAACAATCATTGCAAACGATTACTTCAAAGCAGGGATAATTATTACTGAATACAGATTCTAAACAAGCTAAAATTG from Candidatus Woesearchaeota archaeon includes these protein-coding regions:
- a CDS encoding glycosyltransferase, translating into MIAPLYSNLPFVSVIIPVYNGEKTILACLESVFSNNYPCFEVIVCNDCSTDRTLEFLNLIKDPRLKLINFSINSKTMGSAARNAGIVLAKGDIILLLDSDTIVKSDWINLHINTYKKNNKIQVVGGGVKGIHKTISGQADDYCSWWTSIPYSRSRYIKKLHLPTNNLSLRKEVFEKLGLFDETLKGGEDAEFFSRIIKQKIPCYFNSRIIIKHKDRDSLKSYLKHQYVFGLHAVNMRKRNKMDYSFLMPRSYFLSWFYILPLAKLYTLFTILKWLPYKPQIVFYIHLVFLGKLAQAIAIKDSLKTKLESNLC